The genomic DNA CTGAATCTCGAATCTGACAATAAATGGCTGGCTTACCATGGGAATTGTGAAATCAAGAGCCTCCACTCTGTGAACAAGTTCCAACACCCCTTCATTTCATTCAACTTGCTTTCATTGAGTAGACATTTATTATTATCAGGTTGTCACCCCCTCAGCTCATGGACCGTCAagttaaactaataaaaaatcgCAACACTACGTAATTGATAAATGATTTAAGATTTATTCTAAAGTGACCTTCCCTCATTTTATTATTGTGGATTGTTGTCTGATCTCATGTAACTGTGCTCAAGGTCTTCAAACAGTGGAGGCAGGATGCGCCACTCCCTAGAAAATGAGAGCCAGAGTGATGGGTGGATCACAAGATTGAGGACCCTGAAGATAGAATGCCGCataattaataagataaaattttagaTCGAACGGACATCTAATAACAATGTTACCTTTGTAATAGGAGCTATTGATAGATTACTCTGCTTTTGCGATGTTTTTAATAGCTAAGCACCGGTTCTGTGTTTAATTAGTGTTGTATATATGGATGGACTTTACAGGAGTGGGATTCAACAGAGGAGGAACTCATATGAAGATGGAGTTTATGGAACCACGTGTCCGATACCTCCGGGAAAGAACTTCACTTACATCCTCCAGATGAAGGACCAAATTGGAAGCTTTTACTACTTCCCGTCTCTTGCTTTCCACAAGGCCGCCGGCGGCTTTGGAGGCATCAGAATCCTCAGCCGCCCCAGAATTCCGGTGCCCTTCCCAGACCCTGCTGCTGATTATACCATCCTAATTGGAGATTGGTATACTGCCAATCACACGGTATACTATTCTTAATCACTCTCCTCTTTTCATAATCTTTTACAAAgttggaattattaatttttaaggcATTTGTTAAATACATGGATGCTTATTTTTGTATAGGATTTGAAGGCAATTCTGGATGGCGGCAAGAAGCTACCTTTCCCTGATGGCGTCCTCATTAACGGCCGTGGCCCCAATGGCACTTCCTTCACTGTTGAACAAGGTGGGTACGGGGGTACCCAATCACCATTATCTGACTTTTATCATCTTGGTTCATGAAAATGGCTAGCTAGTGGCGTTCATGGCTGATCAAAAGTTGCATTGTACATTGATGACGATGTGCAGGAAAAACCTACAGGCTTAGGATCTCCAACGTTGGGCTACAAAATTCACTCAACTTTCGGATTCAGGGCCACAAAATGACACTGGTGGAGGTGGAGGGAACACACACTCTTCAAACTACCTACTCTTCACTGGACGTCCATGTCGGCCAGTCGTATTCTGTTCTAATCACAACTGATCAGCCCCCTCTAGACTACTACATTGTTGCCTCCACTCGTTTTACCTCCCAAGTGCTCACCACCACCGCCATCCTCCACTACAGCAACTCCGCCGGCCCAGTCTCCGGGGCTCCCCCCGCCGGACCCACCATCGAAATCGACTGGTCCCTCAACCAGGCCCGCTCTGTTAGGTACATTAGCTACTTCTCAAGAAAACATTCATCGTGCTGGTGTGTGGGTCACAGTCCAAGCAAATGAgttaatatatattcaaatcGTAGATAGCAGTTAAGGACTGGACTATGATACTAACACAGCCCAATAACATGACAAGGCCCTAATTGAATATGTGTATTGTATTTATCAGGACTAATCTTACAGCAAGTGGACCAAGGCCAAACCCACAAGGTTCATACCATTACGGTCTCATAAACACCACTAGGACCATCAGGCTGGCCAACTCTGCGGGCCTCATCAATGACAAGCAAAAATACGCAGTAAACAGCGTGTCGTTTGTGCCGGCGGACACCCCGCTAAAGCTCGCGGACTACTTCAAGATCGATGGCGTTTTTCGCCTTGGAAGCATAGCTGACAATCCGACCGCTGGCGGCATGTACCTTGACACGGCAGTTCTGGGCACCGATTACCGAGCCTTCATTGAAATCGTGTTTGAAAACAACGAGGATATTGTTCTCAGCTGGCACCTCGATGGCTACTCTTTCTTTGTTGTCGGGTAAGCATTCACACAGTCAACTTCCAATATTGCCGGGACTCTTGTTCCTTCAACAAAAATGATGACTTCCATTTTCattccaaaataat from Diospyros lotus cultivar Yz01 chromosome 4, ASM1463336v1, whole genome shotgun sequence includes the following:
- the LOC127799255 gene encoding L-ascorbate oxidase homolog, translated to MVAPLHHLTPAFLLCVAAVSSILFIDGVGADDPYRFFTWNVTYGDIYPLGVRQQGILINGQFPGPDIYSVTNDNIIINVFNSLDEPFLLTWSGIQQRRNSYEDGVYGTTCPIPPGKNFTYILQMKDQIGSFYYFPSLAFHKAAGGFGGIRILSRPRIPVPFPDPAADYTILIGDWYTANHTDLKAILDGGKKLPFPDGVLINGRGPNGTSFTVEQGKTYRLRISNVGLQNSLNFRIQGHKMTLVEVEGTHTLQTTYSSLDVHVGQSYSVLITTDQPPLDYYIVASTRFTSQVLTTTAILHYSNSAGPVSGAPPAGPTIEIDWSLNQARSVRTNLTASGPRPNPQGSYHYGLINTTRTIRLANSAGLINDKQKYAVNSVSFVPADTPLKLADYFKIDGVFRLGSIADNPTAGGMYLDTAVLGTDYRAFIEIVFENNEDIVLSWHLDGYSFFVVGMDGGSWSPDSRNQYNLRDAVSRCTVQVYPKSWSAIYVALDNVGMWNLRVEYWARQYLGQQLYMRVYTTSTSFRDEYPIPKNALVCGRASGRRTRPL